The DNA region AGGTCGTCGATGCCGACGTAGCGCCCGCCGATCCGGGTGAACTCGCTCTCCTCGCGAGGGTCAAACCCGATCACGTGACAGCCGAAGCCGAGCATGATCCGCGCAACACCCAGCCCGATCTTGCCGGTACCAACGATGCCGACCGTGCAGCCCTTGAGATCGAACCCGAGCAGGCCATCGAGGGAAAAGTTCCCCTCACGGACCCGCGCATACGCCCGGTGGATCTTTCGATTGAGGGACAGGATCAGGGCCACCGTATGTTCGGCCACTGCCTCAGGCGAATACGCGGGTACTCGCGCGACTGCGATACCAAGATCGCGCGCCGCGACCAGGTCAACGTTGTTGAATCCGGCACAGCGCAGCGCGACCAGCTTCGTCCCGCCCGCACGGAGCGATTCCAGCACCGGTCTGTCGAGTATGTCATTGACGAAGGCACACACAGCCTCCGCGCTATGGCCCAGTTCGACGGTGTCGAGGCCCAAGCGCGGCTCCAGAAAGCGGAGGTCGTACCCGGCACCCTTTTCACGATTGGCAGCCGCCAGAAACTCGCGATCGTAGGTTTTGGTGCTGAACACGGCAACTCTCATCAACCCCAACCTTCGTCAATTTTGCGCGGCCCGGGTCATAC from Gemmatimonadales bacterium includes:
- a CDS encoding 2-hydroxyacid dehydrogenase; amino-acid sequence: MRVAVFSTKTYDREFLAAANREKGAGYDLRFLEPRLGLDTVELGHSAEAVCAFVNDILDRPVLESLRAGGTKLVALRCAGFNNVDLVAARDLGIAVARVPAYSPEAVAEHTVALILSLNRKIHRAYARVREGNFSLDGLLGFDLKGCTVGIVGTGKIGLGVARIMLGFGCHVIGFDPREESEFTRIGGRYVGIDDLLARSDILTLHCPLTPQTRHLVDAKAIDTMKSGAMLINTGRGALVDTRALIAGLKSGKLGHVGLDVYEEESDLFFENLSGQIIQDDVFARLLTFPNVLITGHQGFFTREALTAIAETTIGNLSSFERTGRPAHPVSVEMLA